Proteins found in one Alteromonas macleodii genomic segment:
- a CDS encoding tetratricopeptide repeat protein produces MKRIISTALLICASVAGFSAHALEGETIEELRAVQLYSQDALIDMINANTHLDKVVADRCQLVQDIEARADVLKIPAYQFLWGDMLAWGVCVDAEPARGIGYMEDAANQGLPAALEQLGRYYAKGTLVQQDKSRAVVYLREAAALKNLKAQLRLVELFLEGHGSPYDYEDAYHWLYNSVTNDKKQHQQIASYLARLEKLMHPKAVREAKRPLDS; encoded by the coding sequence ATGAAACGAATTATATCTACTGCTTTATTAATCTGTGCCTCCGTAGCGGGGTTTTCTGCTCATGCGCTTGAAGGTGAGACGATAGAAGAGCTTCGTGCAGTTCAGCTATACAGCCAAGACGCGCTCATCGACATGATTAACGCGAATACTCACCTAGATAAAGTGGTAGCAGACAGGTGTCAGCTTGTTCAAGACATTGAAGCTCGCGCTGATGTGTTAAAAATTCCAGCCTACCAATTTTTATGGGGCGATATGCTGGCGTGGGGTGTGTGCGTAGATGCTGAACCTGCTCGTGGTATTGGTTATATGGAAGATGCAGCAAATCAAGGTTTGCCTGCGGCACTAGAGCAGCTTGGGCGTTACTATGCAAAGGGCACGCTTGTACAACAAGATAAATCTCGCGCAGTGGTGTACTTACGAGAAGCCGCGGCACTTAAAAACCTAAAAGCGCAGCTTCGTTTGGTCGAGTTGTTTTTAGAAGGTCACGGCAGTCCTTACGACTATGAAGATGCGTATCACTGGCTGTATAACTCGGTGACCAATGATAAGAAACAGCACCAGCAAATAGCGTCATACCTCGCTCGCTTAGAAAAACTTATGCATCCCAAAGCGGTGCGTGAAGCAAAGCGACCTTTAGATAGCTAA
- a CDS encoding TonB-dependent receptor codes for MRPLYPRPVCSRSLLATTIAFALSSAAIAQELAPDTESENDYIEEITVTAQMREQSVMDVPVTMDVIGSEFLERTNIMELDELSRILPNVQIQEQAVSLPSFNIRGVTDDVSSVSATPRISVYQDGFDISKKTVASVALYDIARVEVLKGPQPTLFGVAAANGAVSIHSNLPTFEQEGKVQVGYNSEQGQEVEFMYNQPINDNHSFRIAGLYREMDGIVENNACSADSYYGNASMYNHLGEEVPCNSEDLQGVSVQALRGTWLASYENLEVIARAAMEYNDQPGIAFKSGSIAPNGGDTSPFTDAEFSLGSELGIERTLQSYDLTVNYDFNQMLSLHADAYYKDVEVSEGFDADGSALRIQDAYFDNDATLQGASMRLVYDSGDKLAAFVGASITQDDSILPYYVMVDPFIRGTFDAVRAQLEANSNIPLNQNIATDASLEDIEALRAMLVSQLFNADGSPISNPALPPILIQGPFTFEAELDIASYVAEVSYYVTDDINVTAGVRYIDETRYTRNTFTTADGVFTFDAERDFDDTLPRFAVSYDVNNNWNLYANYAKGRRSPVVDANAGGVNVTKPEIVDSYDLGVKYQSANFLFSGAIFTYEYSDYQQSFTDAETLQSITVTVGDSTMSGIEGMATYNYSETLTLTASLGFLDAEFADNTADGSEFQYGGNKFRLAPEVSGAININKLFNMNNFDIDVNWLTSFQSEVFFESSNYPGLSQDTYSLTDVSVKLLQDNSKFAYEFYVNNLFDKEFLIDAGNTGGGLGIPTFVRGMPRIAGVRVYYEF; via the coding sequence ATGCGCCCTCTGTATCCACGTCCCGTTTGTTCACGCTCTTTGCTTGCCACAACAATTGCGTTTGCTTTATCAAGCGCAGCAATTGCACAAGAATTAGCGCCCGACACTGAAAGCGAAAATGACTATATAGAAGAGATTACGGTAACCGCCCAAATGCGAGAGCAGTCTGTAATGGATGTGCCCGTTACTATGGATGTTATAGGCAGCGAGTTTCTAGAGCGCACCAATATTATGGAGCTTGATGAGCTATCTCGTATTTTGCCTAACGTTCAAATTCAGGAACAGGCGGTAAGCTTACCTTCTTTTAATATTCGCGGTGTCACCGATGATGTGTCGTCAGTGTCGGCAACGCCTCGCATATCGGTATATCAAGATGGCTTTGATATTAGTAAGAAAACCGTAGCCAGTGTGGCGCTTTACGATATTGCCCGCGTAGAGGTTTTAAAAGGCCCACAGCCAACCCTATTTGGTGTGGCGGCAGCCAATGGCGCGGTAAGCATTCACTCCAATCTTCCTACCTTTGAGCAAGAGGGCAAAGTGCAGGTTGGCTATAACTCAGAGCAAGGCCAAGAAGTGGAGTTTATGTATAACCAGCCAATTAACGACAACCACAGTTTCCGTATTGCTGGGCTTTACCGAGAAATGGATGGCATTGTTGAAAATAATGCCTGTAGTGCTGACTCCTACTATGGTAATGCAAGCATGTACAACCATTTAGGTGAAGAGGTACCGTGCAATAGCGAAGATCTTCAGGGGGTATCGGTGCAAGCACTTCGCGGAACCTGGCTTGCAAGCTATGAAAATCTAGAAGTTATTGCTCGTGCGGCAATGGAATACAACGACCAGCCGGGTATCGCGTTTAAATCTGGCTCTATCGCACCAAATGGCGGAGATACTAGCCCTTTCACCGATGCTGAGTTCAGCTTGGGCAGTGAGTTAGGTATTGAGCGTACACTTCAATCCTATGATTTAACCGTAAACTACGATTTCAACCAAATGCTTAGCCTACACGCCGATGCCTATTATAAAGATGTAGAAGTAAGTGAAGGTTTTGATGCAGATGGTTCTGCCCTTCGTATTCAAGACGCTTATTTTGATAACGACGCTACGCTTCAAGGCGCATCAATGCGTTTGGTGTATGACTCTGGTGATAAGCTAGCGGCGTTTGTAGGCGCGTCTATTACTCAAGACGATTCTATTTTGCCTTACTATGTGATGGTAGACCCATTTATACGCGGTACTTTCGATGCAGTAAGAGCGCAGCTTGAGGCCAATTCCAACATTCCACTTAACCAAAATATAGCTACCGATGCGTCGTTAGAAGACATTGAAGCGCTGCGTGCCATGTTAGTGTCGCAGCTATTTAATGCCGATGGCTCACCTATTTCTAACCCAGCGCTACCGCCTATTTTGATACAAGGGCCGTTCACCTTTGAAGCTGAGCTAGACATAGCGTCTTATGTTGCTGAAGTATCTTATTATGTAACCGACGATATAAATGTTACGGCTGGCGTTCGCTACATTGATGAAACCCGCTATACGCGTAATACCTTTACCACTGCAGACGGTGTGTTCACGTTCGATGCCGAGCGAGACTTTGACGATACATTGCCACGCTTCGCAGTAAGCTACGATGTAAACAACAACTGGAACTTATATGCGAACTACGCCAAAGGCCGTCGTTCACCGGTTGTGGATGCTAATGCGGGTGGCGTTAACGTCACCAAGCCTGAAATAGTAGACAGCTACGATTTGGGTGTTAAGTATCAAAGCGCCAACTTCCTGTTCTCGGGAGCCATTTTTACCTACGAGTACAGCGATTATCAGCAAAGCTTTACCGACGCAGAAACCTTGCAGTCGATTACTGTAACTGTAGGTGATTCGACCATGTCGGGTATTGAAGGCATGGCAACTTATAACTACAGTGAAACGCTGACGCTAACAGCAAGCCTCGGTTTCCTTGATGCTGAATTTGCAGACAATACAGCTGATGGTTCTGAGTTCCAGTACGGCGGCAATAAGTTCCGCTTAGCGCCAGAGGTTAGCGGCGCGATAAACATCAATAAATTGTTTAACATGAACAACTTCGACATTGATGTTAACTGGCTAACCAGCTTCCAGTCTGAGGTGTTCTTTGAAAGCAGTAATTATCCTGGCCTTTCTCAGGATACTTACTCACTGACCGATGTATCGGTGAAGCTGCTTCAAGACAACAGCAAGTTTGCCTACGAGTTTTACGTGAACAACCTGTTTGATAAAGAGTTCTTAATTGATGCAGGTAATACAGGCGGCGGTTTAGGTATTCCTACCTTCGTACGAGGCATGCCACGCATTGCTGGTGTGCGTGTTTACTACGAGTTCTAG
- the ubiD gene encoding 4-hydroxy-3-polyprenylbenzoate decarboxylase, whose amino-acid sequence MKYKDLRDFIRQLEAKGELVRISQPIDTDLEMTEIADRTLRAGGPALLFENPKNHDMPVLANLFGTPERVAMGMGQDSVEALREVGKLLAYLKEPEPPKGLKDLWEKLPVFKQVLNMPAKVLKKAPCQEVVLTGDDVDLSKIPVQRCWPGDAAPLVTWGLSVTKGPHKKRQNLGIYRQQVIGKNKLIMRWLSHRGGALDFREWCQTHPGEPYPVSVALGADPATILGAVTPVPDTLSEYAFAGLLRGDKTEVVKSISNDLQVPASAEIVLEGYIAQDETAPEGPYGDHTGYYNEVDDFPVFTVTHITHRKDPIYHSTYTGRPPDEPAILGVALNEVFVPILQKQFPEIVDFYLPPEGCSYRMAVVTMKKQYPGHAKRVMMGVWSFLRQFMYTKFVIVCDDDVNARDWNDVIWAITTRMDPARDTVMIENTPIDYLDFASPVSGLGSKMGMDATNKMPGETDREWGVPIVMDEDVKKRVDDIWDSLGIM is encoded by the coding sequence ATGAAGTACAAAGATTTACGCGACTTTATTCGCCAACTTGAAGCAAAAGGCGAGTTGGTGCGCATTAGCCAGCCCATTGATACTGACCTTGAAATGACAGAAATTGCCGATAGGACTTTGCGTGCTGGCGGCCCTGCGCTGTTGTTTGAAAACCCTAAAAACCACGATATGCCGGTACTGGCCAATTTATTTGGTACGCCAGAACGCGTAGCGATGGGCATGGGGCAAGACTCTGTTGAAGCGCTGCGCGAAGTGGGCAAACTACTGGCTTATTTAAAAGAGCCTGAGCCACCAAAAGGGCTTAAAGATCTTTGGGAAAAGTTACCTGTGTTTAAACAGGTGCTGAACATGCCTGCTAAAGTGTTAAAAAAAGCCCCTTGTCAGGAAGTGGTGCTTACCGGTGACGATGTAGACTTATCAAAAATTCCTGTGCAGCGCTGCTGGCCTGGAGACGCTGCACCTTTGGTAACCTGGGGGTTAAGCGTTACGAAAGGACCACACAAAAAGCGCCAGAATTTGGGTATTTACCGACAGCAGGTTATTGGCAAAAACAAACTCATTATGCGCTGGCTATCACACCGTGGTGGCGCCCTTGATTTCCGAGAGTGGTGTCAAACCCACCCGGGCGAGCCTTACCCTGTCTCTGTGGCACTTGGTGCAGATCCAGCCACAATCTTAGGCGCGGTTACTCCTGTACCGGATACACTTTCAGAATATGCTTTTGCAGGCCTACTGCGCGGTGATAAAACCGAAGTAGTTAAGTCTATTAGTAACGATTTGCAAGTTCCTGCCAGCGCAGAAATAGTGCTTGAAGGCTATATTGCTCAGGATGAAACTGCGCCTGAAGGCCCTTATGGCGATCACACGGGGTATTACAATGAAGTCGACGACTTCCCTGTGTTTACCGTTACCCATATAACCCATCGCAAAGATCCTATTTATCATTCTACCTATACAGGTCGTCCACCCGATGAGCCAGCCATTTTAGGTGTCGCCCTAAACGAAGTGTTTGTGCCAATTTTACAAAAGCAATTCCCAGAAATTGTCGACTTCTATTTGCCGCCAGAAGGTTGTTCTTATCGTATGGCGGTAGTTACCATGAAGAAACAGTACCCGGGTCACGCTAAACGAGTGATGATGGGGGTGTGGTCTTTCTTACGACAGTTCATGTACACGAAATTTGTGATAGTGTGCGATGACGACGTTAACGCGCGCGACTGGAACGATGTTATCTGGGCCATCACTACCCGTATGGACCCCGCCCGCGACACAGTGATGATAGAGAATACACCTATCGATTACTTGGACTTTGCGTCACCGGTTTCAGGGCTGGGCTCTAAAATGGGCATGGACGCGACAAACAAGATGCCGGGCGAAACCGACCGTGAATGGGGCGTACCCATTGTGATGGACGAAGACGTTAAAAAACGGGTTGATGATATTTGGGACAGTCTTGGTATTATGTAG
- the fre gene encoding NAD(P)H-flavin reductase has product MSEIKCKVASITPLTEVVQKVELTPESPVKFKAGQYAMVVMGEKDMRPFSIANAAFDNSRIELHIGAEPGNSYAGEVLERMRADGEITVNVGNGNAFLQSNGLPMVLIAGGTGFSYTYSILQEHLNSGDKTPLTLYWGGKHTADLYLADELTALAEANEHFTFVPVVEFACDEWKGRTGWVHHAVMADHADFANVQVYVAGRFEMAKVVRDDFTQRGLKVENLFGDAFAFI; this is encoded by the coding sequence ATGTCAGAGATTAAGTGTAAGGTTGCAAGCATCACGCCTTTAACCGAAGTGGTTCAAAAAGTTGAATTAACGCCAGAAAGCCCTGTTAAGTTTAAGGCGGGTCAGTACGCTATGGTGGTAATGGGCGAAAAAGATATGCGCCCATTTTCTATTGCTAATGCCGCCTTCGATAATAGCCGCATTGAATTACACATTGGTGCAGAGCCTGGCAACAGCTACGCCGGTGAAGTACTAGAGCGCATGCGTGCAGATGGCGAAATTACCGTAAATGTGGGTAATGGCAATGCCTTTTTGCAAAGTAATGGCCTGCCTATGGTGCTTATTGCTGGTGGTACAGGCTTCTCGTATACCTACTCAATTCTGCAAGAGCACCTTAACAGCGGTGATAAAACACCACTTACCCTTTATTGGGGTGGAAAACACACGGCTGATTTGTATTTAGCCGATGAGCTAACAGCGCTTGCTGAAGCAAATGAGCACTTCACTTTTGTGCCGGTTGTTGAGTTTGCATGTGATGAGTGGAAAGGCAGAACGGGCTGGGTGCATCACGCAGTAATGGCTGATCACGCTGACTTTGCGAACGTTCAAGTATATGTTGCCGGCCGCTTCGAAATGGCAAAAGTCGTGCGCGACGATTTTACTCAGCGCGGCTTAAAAGTTGAGAACTTGTTTGGCGACGCGTTCGCGTTTATTTAA
- a CDS encoding cytochrome b/b6 domain-containing protein: MYRPKDTPSDIYIWDWVVRLCHWGLVATFVTNYFIVEPGRLYHEIAGYIAVALILTRICWGILSTKFEASKKVATEYASFSNVSLHQQAFTEHIQHVKQKKIPTHHGHNPFGWLMIMAVITLLLGLGVTGFMMEEIDAMFGNSTLEWIHSIMADVLYACVLVHVAAVFAVQYMGNIQLVRPMLTGWRKR; encoded by the coding sequence ATGTACAGACCTAAAGATACGCCTTCGGATATTTATATTTGGGATTGGGTAGTGCGCTTGTGCCACTGGGGCCTTGTCGCTACCTTTGTGACCAACTATTTTATTGTGGAGCCAGGTCGCCTTTATCATGAAATAGCTGGTTACATCGCGGTAGCACTTATATTAACAAGGATTTGCTGGGGCATTTTATCCACCAAATTCGAAGCTAGTAAAAAGGTTGCTACTGAATACGCAAGCTTTTCTAACGTGTCATTGCATCAACAAGCCTTCACTGAACATATTCAACACGTAAAACAAAAAAAAATTCCCACTCACCATGGGCACAACCCTTTCGGCTGGCTAATGATAATGGCCGTTATCACGTTACTGCTGGGTTTAGGTGTTACCGGTTTTATGATGGAAGAAATAGATGCCATGTTTGGCAATAGTACGCTGGAATGGATACACAGCATTATGGCCGATGTGCTTTACGCATGTGTGCTAGTGCATGTCGCTGCAGTGTTTGCTGTGCAATATATGGGAAATATTCAGTTAGTTCGCCCTATGCTCACAGGCTGGCGGAAGCGCTAA
- a CDS encoding PepSY domain-containing protein, giving the protein MKKLMMATAIGAATLLSACSAEHGTTQCTTAPEAEWQNQDAFQAQLLAQGYKINEFKVTGGNCYEIYGFDKEENKVEIYFNPVDGSIVKKEMH; this is encoded by the coding sequence ATGAAAAAATTAATGATGGCTACGGCTATTGGTGCTGCGACCCTATTAAGTGCTTGTAGTGCAGAGCATGGCACTACGCAGTGTACGACTGCACCTGAAGCTGAATGGCAGAACCAAGATGCGTTTCAGGCTCAGCTATTAGCGCAAGGCTACAAAATTAACGAGTTTAAAGTGACTGGTGGCAACTGTTACGAAATCTACGGCTTCGACAAAGAAGAAAACAAAGTAGAAATTTACTTTAACCCTGTTGATGGCAGCATTGTTAAAAAAGAAATGCACTAG
- a CDS encoding M28 family metallopeptidase, translating to MIKNLSALANISAKMRKNSLLASAILLSSTASFTAYAQSEQQQSLYDIAESVSAENIEKDITKLVNFGTRHTLSETESDTRGIGAARRWIKSEFDKISAECGGCLEVYYQSEVISGEKRIPDPVEVVSVIAIQRGTTDPDRYVIMSGDIDSRVSDVMDFTSDSPGANDNASGVAGTLEAARVLSKYKFNGSIVYAALSGEEQGLFGGRIMANQAQKDGWRIKAVLNNDMIGNIEGVNGVINNTTARLFAEGTRVTETDDEARMRRFTGGEVDSPSRNLARYIDKIADKYIENLDTMVIYRLDRFGRGGHHRPFNDLGYPGIRIMETNENYTRQHQDLRVEDGIAYGDTLDGVNFDYAAKLTGLNAVSLAAMAWAPNPPANVQIAGAVQPSTFLKWDALDAKENPQLKGFKVYWRHTDAPQWEYSKYVGNVTEAMLENVVIDNYFFGVASVNKDGVESVVVYPGPAGSFGE from the coding sequence ATGATAAAAAACCTATCCGCACTCGCTAACATAAGCGCCAAAATGAGAAAAAATAGTCTGCTGGCCTCTGCCATATTATTAAGTAGCACTGCATCTTTCACTGCATACGCACAAAGCGAGCAGCAGCAATCCCTTTATGATATCGCTGAGAGCGTTTCTGCTGAAAATATCGAAAAAGACATTACTAAGCTGGTCAATTTTGGCACTCGCCATACCCTTTCTGAAACCGAGTCTGATACACGTGGTATAGGCGCTGCGCGCCGCTGGATTAAATCTGAATTTGATAAAATTTCAGCTGAGTGCGGTGGTTGCTTAGAAGTGTACTACCAATCAGAAGTGATTAGTGGTGAGAAACGTATTCCAGACCCAGTGGAAGTGGTCAGCGTTATTGCTATCCAGCGTGGTACTACTGACCCAGACCGCTACGTAATCATGTCCGGCGATATTGATTCACGAGTGTCTGATGTGATGGATTTCACCTCTGATTCACCGGGTGCCAACGACAACGCCTCTGGTGTTGCAGGTACTCTTGAAGCAGCGCGAGTATTATCAAAGTACAAGTTTAACGGCAGTATCGTCTATGCCGCTTTATCTGGTGAAGAGCAAGGGCTTTTCGGCGGACGTATTATGGCAAACCAAGCCCAAAAAGACGGCTGGCGAATTAAAGCGGTTCTAAACAATGACATGATAGGCAACATTGAAGGGGTAAACGGTGTGATCAACAACACCACCGCTCGCTTATTTGCCGAAGGTACACGCGTAACAGAAACAGATGATGAAGCTCGCATGCGCCGCTTCACCGGTGGTGAAGTAGACTCGCCAAGCCGAAACCTTGCCCGCTATATCGATAAAATCGCCGATAAATACATTGAAAATTTAGACACTATGGTGATTTATCGCCTAGACCGCTTTGGCCGTGGTGGTCACCATCGCCCGTTTAACGACTTGGGCTATCCGGGTATACGTATTATGGAAACTAACGAAAACTACACCCGTCAGCACCAAGACCTTCGCGTAGAAGACGGTATTGCCTATGGTGATACTTTAGATGGCGTTAACTTTGATTACGCAGCTAAGCTTACCGGTTTAAACGCTGTTTCTCTTGCAGCAATGGCGTGGGCACCGAACCCACCTGCAAACGTACAAATTGCCGGCGCTGTTCAGCCTTCAACTTTTTTGAAGTGGGATGCGTTAGATGCTAAAGAGAACCCTCAGCTTAAAGGATTCAAAGTATATTGGCGGCATACTGATGCGCCGCAGTGGGAATATAGTAAGTATGTGGGCAATGTGACCGAAGCCATGCTTGAGAACGTCGTTATCGACAACTACTTTTTTGGCGTTGCCAGCGTGAATAAAGACGGTGTTGAAAGCGTTGTGGTTTATCCAGGTCCCGCGGGAAGCTTTGGAGAATAA
- a CDS encoding substrate-binding periplasmic protein yields MVRFSALSLSFFTRRLALLGISLALCLVNISPLQAATTTLGAATFETYISDDGEPARINALLEKVFEKAGLDIQLQVMRQAFLGSSVLTGKLDGEFAYVNLGEDSTNYFLSDIYLPVYLYAVSKKANVEDIKLFPHLKGNRVAIENRFANTPSFRLLKDIKWSRNPTTFDAFRQLADDRAPYLVTTQLLTRELNILLANDNEETLHFSAKPLAKTGFQIAISKNVASAKSIIAKFNQAVSTLQNSGEFNLPLALAWLSKDVNGDGVADFIGHSSITTTADLLDTAYSLDGKPTSDSSMFYIDGEQYTSLEEARSVLSAKESLSARQSLLDKTIYKQLLRRW; encoded by the coding sequence TTGGTAAGATTCAGCGCGCTTTCGCTTTCCTTTTTCACTCGACGCCTTGCCTTGTTAGGCATCAGCCTAGCCCTTTGTTTAGTTAACATTTCTCCTTTACAAGCTGCCACAACGACTTTGGGTGCCGCCACATTTGAAACTTATATTAGTGATGATGGTGAGCCTGCTCGAATTAATGCTTTGCTAGAAAAGGTGTTCGAAAAGGCGGGGCTGGATATTCAACTTCAGGTTATGCGACAAGCTTTTTTAGGTAGTTCTGTACTAACAGGGAAACTAGACGGTGAGTTTGCCTACGTAAATTTGGGCGAGGACAGCACTAATTATTTTCTATCCGATATTTACTTACCTGTTTACCTTTATGCGGTAAGTAAGAAGGCAAACGTAGAAGACATAAAGCTTTTTCCACACTTAAAAGGTAACCGGGTTGCGATTGAAAACCGCTTTGCAAACACCCCCTCGTTCAGACTACTTAAAGATATAAAATGGTCGCGCAACCCCACTACGTTTGATGCCTTTCGCCAACTTGCCGATGATAGAGCACCCTACTTAGTTACCACCCAGCTTCTCACGCGAGAGCTAAACATACTGCTGGCTAACGATAACGAAGAAACACTGCATTTTTCAGCAAAACCTTTAGCCAAGACGGGTTTTCAAATAGCTATCAGTAAAAATGTTGCCAGTGCTAAAAGCATTATTGCGAAATTTAACCAAGCCGTATCGACATTGCAGAATAGCGGTGAATTCAACCTGCCTCTCGCCTTAGCGTGGCTAAGCAAAGATGTAAATGGCGATGGCGTAGCTGACTTTATTGGGCACAGTAGCATAACTACAACCGCTGACTTACTAGACACGGCTTACTCTCTTGATGGTAAGCCTACCTCTGACAGCAGCATGTTTTATATTGATGGTGAGCAATATACATCGTTAGAAGAGGCACGCTCAGTACTCTCAGCTAAAGAAAGCTTATCGGCCCGCCAGTCACTTTTAGATAAAACTATCTATAAACAGCTGCTTCGCCGCTGGTAA
- a CDS encoding TIGR02647 family protein codes for MSSFDQDMLDELNLLMKFPADSLLQGLKIHHDASQSMVNAASRLYSKGLITQPDGGYLTDLGIDLADHARHIQSAMCPRKSSH; via the coding sequence ATGAGTTCATTCGATCAGGACATGCTAGACGAGTTAAATTTGCTAATGAAATTTCCTGCAGACAGTCTGCTTCAGGGGCTGAAAATCCATCACGATGCCAGTCAAAGTATGGTGAACGCGGCGTCCAGGCTGTACTCGAAAGGCTTAATTACCCAGCCTGACGGTGGATACTTAACTGATTTAGGTATTGATTTAGCCGACCATGCCCGCCATATCCAATCCGCCATGTGCCCGCGAAAAAGTAGTCATTAG